From Quercus robur chromosome 8, dhQueRobu3.1, whole genome shotgun sequence:
ttcatcaagtacaatcacataaatgaatatggcatttattgaacataaacttgtgtgttgtgtgtagatatcaacaatgaaatagtccttagtctaatgtgaagcttcaatgatcaattcaaccaaggcatacacaattagcactagatcaagtgatccatctcaattatagaaatatgtatatatgacctcccacaaaacttgataacatatcttggagctttacatttgactccataacatttgatcattttgatctcttgagacaatcgcctctcattgtgagagtgatatttgatatttcactttaatgaacaagcctttggctttttgaataaacattctctttaatataaggtcgcttaccctttttcctagtcgaatactagaatgtgcgacaggtttTTGCAgttcaatatctcttttcatttggagatttacatttggtgagctcttcttagcaaaaacaaaaataaagagtgggaagatatatagacacaagtctatgcaagtttcaagatcaatataaccattcactaatcattcatgacaagtttgaagatctatttacaacaatcacatagatttcaagatttcttccacagtgatatgagtgcaaagaaacaagcaatgctcgaaaatgcacaaagccattagcacaaaggtacaaggcaaaacaagttttgagacaaaactcaacaatgtcgatcaagctttttgattttctactttttatgtggttttggatttttacacacacaaaccaaagacataaaagtaagatcaaaacaaaaacaaaacaatgcatataaagatatgcatgatgcacaaatgcatgacaatgaagcatttaatgcatgaagggtcctacaaagatcgaaagaattagatcaaggaccaaaggagcaaaagctcaaccataggcacccttcctcatccaaatagaacaattgtttggaatgagtgtctcatgagaagtgagacgagggttggaagaatgagaaccggagatgcacatagacaaggagttaagagcattaaacactttctttaacaacatgctattatcactcaaatccggtttatcctttttagcacaacttccaagaagctcaagtttttcttttcttttgattcttttaaaagcatgaaacttagagcattgaggtcttagatgaccaaaggcaccacaatggtgacacacaatgtgtttaggtccactaggccttttgggaagggatctagcaatatggttttgttccctcttcaacttatgacattgaggtcttatatgaccaatcacaccacaatggtggcaagttggaacaaacttagatccatccagagccttaggttgagacctaaacagaggctttgacttaacaacctttctctccaccttttgatttcttttatgtggaggaatgtacaccgatttgtcctttaaggtagaacacacactaggcacaaaatcgggtatcacaacatgattgcaacaaatattttcatcctttttaacaataggttcagcaatcaaacacttggcatgcatcttaagagattcattttcacatttaagatcatcaacaagtttgttagacaaaacaagtttagcatccaagtccatattcaaacattcaaactctttcagcttttcaagagaaatttcagcaagttttttatatttctcaaccaatttgttggattcattgagtttagcaatcaaatcatccttttcacaaaataacttgctcaaattcttttgaaacttcttagcatttttcttcaagagtttgtcaacaacactcatggattcaattaacatgtcatcacaattatgaaGATTAGCactcatagagacattttcacaaacacgtggcatgttacattcatcaccaaccaaatcatgcaaagaggcatacaaagcacaatccatggcaaataaatacaaggggttaaggatcacacttaggtatttaaaccacaacaagtgtacccgctctgataccaattgaaagttcaaaaacgtgtaccaatacacttttgaacgtttagacccccaaaaattaacttaaccaacacaaacaatatgttaaacaacaagtgtgcggaaacttaacatatgctataatgtgaaataggataaaaactatctaagccataacataataaaatcacagcagataatataaaggtagagatagagaggaaggaagatgcaaacacaaagataacacccgatgtgttatcgaagaggaaaccgaagacctcggcgaaaaacctctccgccgccctccaagcggtaatcaatccactagaaaatacagttgggatacaaggacagcaatagaccctccaagcctaatctaaccaatgcacctaagccctccaagcttcttgctccaacgaggttgagccgaacctttttcttttctagcttcccggattccgctactacaccgtagcatcaaccaatgaagattggctccttcctaactgcttcccagaactccaaacgattGTCTCAcaaagatgataatggtgagaaccaggtttggtatgatgcctctcaaggatttgacaaaggagaggaagagagtgagggaatttgatgagactctaaggtagagattgtgggtgaaacaatcttgtttttctttagggtttctctctcaaaattctctctggaagctctctttcaatcgtgggttaaaggggtatttatactggagtgaagaggaatgcgaaacgtcaggtttttccaaaacaggggtggctcgcggcttgaccaagtcgcgagatccagtcgcgagttaaccgtatggccagttgtcctgttttgtcctgtagtgctccagctagcatgactgttcatcttccagcatgcttggcacgtgtgcagcttctggcaacttgcagccgcgagtccacccgcgagtcccagccgcgacactctgttttcttgcacactcttgagcaatcttcactctatctcactcactacccttacaacaatcccacctaaatacagggttactaaatgctgaattacaagcaaatttggcacggaataaagccaattagatggttgaataaattcaaccttacaaaaataacaagaagaaaaaaaagaaaacaagaagaagaaggaggaggtaagattttttttttttttttttttttaaagccaaaaTCTGGTGCTGGCCGAAATATGTATTTCGGCTAAAAATTGGTCGGAATGGCCGGAACACTCCGAAATAGGCCGAAATTTGATCCGAGGTGGAATGAGGGGTATTATGGTACCAGTTTTCATGCCGGTACAAAATATTCCAGCCGTTAGGCCGGAACGAAACAGAATCAATAATAATGGTCTTGACAGGTTCAATTGAGAGGTTCTAAGTCTTGACATGTTCAATTGAAAAAATGCTTGTTAAGAAAAtatggatttttaaaaatatgacagGTTCAATTGAAAGGTTCTAAGTCTTGACAGGTTCTTCAATTGACAggttcaattgaaaaaaaaatgcttgttaagaaaataaggatttttaaaaatatgatagTTTGAATAAGAAGATTATTTGAGAATGTTACCATTAGAATaagaatatttgaaaatatgacTATTAGGAACTTattataaagaaagaataaaataagaattaagaaataatatttaaatgaagtggtaaaaaaatagaacatctgataaatagtgtattgtaaagtggtgtgttaaaatagaaaaagtaactttttaatgtgtcaaaataacattattttacaACGCCTGATGGTAATGCTCTTAGAAAGGTAAGAGCTTAAATTTGTTCGTTAAAAATTGCCTTAAATGGTCCttaacaaaaaacaataaaaaaagacaacttCATATAACCTGTTTAACAcacctttttattctttttgcttattGAATTTATTTGCCCTATGTAtactttttcaaatttgtttataatgaaatagaatttaaaacatataagtctatgttgtgtttattttataataattgttctttattagTTTCAATTATGTaacttttttctcacatgaCTGagagaaaaatctaaaaaaataatgtaactAAAAGctctatataataaaataaagaacaaagtttagttacaaaattgattgtaacctTAAGTTACAAACTCActaaatatctttttattggaggtgaattttgacaaatccaccattggattacatcttcttcttatatcctccatgtttgcaaaatttgaagaaaattaaaatcaataactatgtcatcaataaatttttaaattgcaagtttttgtaatttaaaattatgcataaaatataagattaTCGATTAtgtagtaaataatatccaattaacacaaaaattgacatgtgtattaaaagcgtaaagaacatataatttaacagttaaaattttaaaatatatagtaatatttattttattgggtgagtttgtagtctaaaactataaccaattttatagctaaactttgtttaaaaataaatatacgTTTGCTTTGCCTAACCTAAACAGCACCGCCAAGCGTGTGGGGATCTCATGTCACGTGCATAGTGTAGTATGATATGATGCGGGTGTTAGTATATTACAGACCGCCGCATAACAgtcacaaacacacacacgaACACGATAtccttttcaccaaaaaaaaaaaaaagaacacgtATCCTCGTatcaaaacttatcttttttttttttttttttttgagaagggtATCAAAACTTATCTAAAGGTGTGTTTGTATTGCGCGTCCGCGTTTCAGtcctatattattattaacaactAAAACCCTACATGATGCCCCTTCATTTGTTTTTAGATAACCTCAGCTGTCattgctctctttctctctgcgCCTCTCTTTGTTGAGTTTTCTTCGATGTCGGCGGCTACCTCATCGTTCGCCCCAGCAGCAGCTATATCAGCCCCTTCATCGTCGATCTCCAAGGCCCTAATCCCCGTTTCCAAGCCCTTCTGTCTAGGCTTCGCCACCTCCTTTTCTAAGGGCCTCAAAGCTCTCAGAGCCACCTCTGGTGTTACCGGCTCCACTGGGTCCTCTCTCGGCGCTAAAATGGTGTCTGTTCCAGCCATCAAGGCCCCCACTTTGCTTGATTTCGACACTAAGGTGTTCAACAAGGAGAAAGTCAACCTTGCTGGCCATGACGaggtacctctctctctctctgtgtttgttTATCGGGAAAATGTGTGAGGGAAAGTGCAGGGAAATGTTATGGACTTCATCATTTTTTGATGATCCTGAAAAACCCAGATACGAAATGTTAAATTAGTATGATATTTGCATTAAATTGATTAGATCTTTGGTTTTGATTGTGTTTATGCACGTATGTTTTGTGTGTGAATACATGTATTAGGTTTCTCTATTGATTATTTGGTGAATGATAGTTTGTGGTGTTGTGTGTAATTGTGGATGCAGTATATtgtgagaggaggaagagaTTTGTTCCCTTTGTTGCCTGAAGCGTTCAAGGGAATTAAGCAGATTGGTGTTATTGGCTGGGGTTCACAGGTGAGTGAGTGATTTGCTACTCTCATTCAATATTTCTTAAAGTATTACACTTGATTGGATTTGGTTGGGTGCAATATTTGTACAGTATTGTGATTGTGGTTGTGAATTTGTAACAGGTATTTGTCTCTGATGTTTGGAAATAAAAGAAAGTTCGTATCTTAgttgacatttttatttttgctattggCAATTTTAGTAGAGAGGAGGTAAGCAAAGGTGGGAGATTAGAAGATTGGCTGTCTACACAATATATACTCTGATGCTGCAGAGTTAAGAGAttggggggggggtgtttaTTCTTCTTTAAAATCCCTGATGGGCCTTATTTATTTGTAACCTGAGAAAGTGAAAAGCTTTTATCACTATTTAAgatgaatttaattttaattcctTCTCCTCTGTACATTTAGGGACCTGCTCAAGCTCAGAATTTAAGGGATTCTCTTGTTGAAGCAAAATCTGATATTGTTGTCAAGGTGattcttatttttcaacttttcttttAGAGTTTATTTGCTCTATGATTTTGACATCAAATAGATCTCTCAGTATGAATATTTTCTTTACATTAATGCAGATTGGACTCAGAAAGGGCTCCCGTTCTTTTGCTGAAGCTCGCGCAGCTGGTTTTACTGAAGAAAGTGGCACTCTAGGCGATATTTATGAAACTGTCTCCGGCAGTGATCTTGTGTTGCTACTAATTTCTGATTCTGCACAGGTCAGTTGATTGTACACTTGAAACTTAATACGAGCGCTATTGATTTATCATACAAACACTATTCTTAAGTTGTTGAATTACACAAACAATTTTTCCTCTGCCTTTAAAAATTTACTTGATttaacgctctgtttgtttaggcaaaaatattttctagaaaatgagtcattttttaaaaagtattttccataaaactatctcattttcctatgtttggtaattaccttaaatgagttgaaaaataatcttctaacttcccttatttagcttgctgtgaaatagagttgttttccaaaaaaatttaatggaaaacaatctctaaaaataagtaatattttttctgttgaccaaagatagttttcctttgacttaattttttttatactaccaaacactggaaaacacggaaaactatctttacaaaaagttttccatcaaaacaaacagagcgtaacCATATACTTCATTTTGATCATGGATATCACAGATGTATTTTTATGAAGTGCAAGACAGTTTAGAGAAAATGTTAATGTTCAAATtttatatgacaaaatattatcattttgtttATTGATGATTGTTTTCAAATTTACTATATAAAAGTTTTATGAAATTGAAATAACATGTAAAATTTGAGCTACTAGGAAAAATACCGTGTTatgtatctttttattagaggttatatatatatattttttgataagtaacataaaaataattttccgtTGCCGGGACTTGAACCTAGAggttatatttaaaaaatgtgtgcGCCTAGGCTTCGGTAAGCCTTTGCACTAAACTGCGAGCAACACTTTTACCAACATTGTAACAATGGGTGGGTCAAGTTGGtaaagtaatattattttatttgctgcatttgatgtgattttatttttgataagtctTGTTACAGTTTATGTTATGTCACAAATTTTGATCATTCCTTTATCTGTATAATTTAAATGCTCCAAATGTTAGCTTTATCAAATATCTGCATATTTGCACTTGATCTCTTTGTCAATTCAGCTGCTATTCTTTTTGTGGCACAGTTTCTGTTTGTTTGTACGTACTGTGTTGATGTATAAAcctctttggttttttttttcctggttcAAAAGcccataaaatctaaaaattaggAAAGTTGTTAAATAAATCGATGTGTAAAGATTTTGTTTGCAATTATGCACTTGGTGTTCCATTGTGTTTCCAGTCATTTTATTTTCCTAATAGggtataattttataatattttacagGCTGACAATTATCTGAAAATATTCTCCCACATGAAACCAAACAGCATACTTGGGCTTTCCCATGGGTTTCTTCTTGGCCATTTGCAATCGGAAGGACTTGACTTCCCCAAAAACATGAGTGTGATTGCTGTCTGTCCAAAGGGAATGGGTCCTTCCGTAAGGAGACTTTATGTCCAAGGCAAAGAAATAAATGGTGCAGGGATTAATTCCAGTTTTGCAGTCCACCGGGTgatctctctatctctgtcaGTCCTCCGTCTGTCTGTCTGTCTGTCTCATCTTAACTAATTATTCTGTGTCTGCAGGATGTTGATGGTAGAGCCACAGATGTTGCCCTTGGATGGTCAGTTGCTCTTGGTTCTCCTTTCACATTTGCCACTACTCTAGAGCAGGAATATAAAAGTGACATCTTTGGGGAGCGTGGTAAGTGTGGATTACTTCTATGGTGATTTCAATTTCCTTCAATACTTGTTCCTTAACTTTGCTTTTGTGATAAATAGGCATTTTACTTGGTGCTGTCCATGGAATTGTGGAGTCCTTGTTTAGAAGGTACACGGAAAATGGAATGAGTGAAGATCTGGCTTACAAGAACACTGTTGAGTGCATCACAGGGATAATATCAAAGACCATCTCAACCAAGGTTGGATTGTAGTGCTTAAATTGCGGAttcattattttccttttgcatgtTTGTGTGTTGTCAGTAATGTGTATCTATATTGATAATTGTTTCATCTTTTTTTATCCAAAGGGTATGTTGGCTGTATACAATTCCTTGTCTGAAGAGGACAAAAGGGTATTTGAGACTGCATATAGTGCTTCATATTACCCTTGCATGGACATCTTGTATGAATGCTATGAAGATGTGGCCAGCGGTAGTGAGATCCGGAGTGTTGTCTTGGCTGGGCGTCGCTTTTATGTATGTTTACTCatctattttcaaaatttgaaaagcgATCAAAATGTGGTACTATCATTTTTGAATTTGGAATTTGATCACTGTTCTAACTATGATGAAGTTTATGTTCATCATTAAACACAAATCGATGTTTTATAAAGTGATCCTGGTTATGCCTTTTTTCTACAGGAAAAGGATGGTCTACCAGCTTTCCCAATGGGTAAAATTGATCAGACCCGGATGTGGAAAGTTGGTGAACGTGTCCGATCAGCACGGCCTGCAGGAGACCTAGGTCCATTATATCCTTTCACTGCTGGTGTTTATGTGGCATTAATGATGGCCCAGGTATGAGATATGCTTTCTTTCACTTAAGCTAGTTGTAACCTTTGGTGCCTTGGGATTTCTCTGGGTCAAGTGTCTCAGGAGTTAATCCTTCcatttaatttcctttttttgacTTTGCTAGGTTCACAAGTTTTGCAAATGGTGTTACAAATAAAATCTTGACTGCATGCTGTCTAACAAATTtcttttgaatatatatttttaaataatccAGATTGAGATATTGAGGAAGAAAGGTCACTCATACTCTGAGATCATTAATGAAAGTGTGATTGAGTCAGTTGATTCCTTGAATCCCTTTATGCATGCTCGTGGAGTTTCCTTCATGGTTGATAATTGTTCAACAACAGCGAGGTTGGGATCTAGGAAATGGGCTCCACGTTTTGATTACATCCTTACTCAGCAGGCCTTGGTTGCAGTGGACAGTGGTGTACCCATAAACCAGGATCTAATTAGCAACTTCCTGTCGGATCCAGTGCATGGAGCCATTGGAGTATGCGCCCAACTGAGA
This genomic window contains:
- the LOC126695675 gene encoding ketol-acid reductoisomerase, chloroplastic — translated: MSAATSSFAPAAAISAPSSSISKALIPVSKPFCLGFATSFSKGLKALRATSGVTGSTGSSLGAKMVSVPAIKAPTLLDFDTKVFNKEKVNLAGHDEYIVRGGRDLFPLLPEAFKGIKQIGVIGWGSQGPAQAQNLRDSLVEAKSDIVVKIGLRKGSRSFAEARAAGFTEESGTLGDIYETVSGSDLVLLLISDSAQADNYLKIFSHMKPNSILGLSHGFLLGHLQSEGLDFPKNMSVIAVCPKGMGPSVRRLYVQGKEINGAGINSSFAVHRDVDGRATDVALGWSVALGSPFTFATTLEQEYKSDIFGERGILLGAVHGIVESLFRRYTENGMSEDLAYKNTVECITGIISKTISTKGMLAVYNSLSEEDKRVFETAYSASYYPCMDILYECYEDVASGSEIRSVVLAGRRFYEKDGLPAFPMGKIDQTRMWKVGERVRSARPAGDLGPLYPFTAGVYVALMMAQIEILRKKGHSYSEIINESVIESVDSLNPFMHARGVSFMVDNCSTTARLGSRKWAPRFDYILTQQALVAVDSGVPINQDLISNFLSDPVHGAIGVCAQLRPTVDISVPADADFVRPELRASGN